A region from the Streptosporangium sp. NBC_01756 genome encodes:
- a CDS encoding non-ribosomal peptide synthetase: protein MTAREWEAPASFGQERIWLADQMDPASPVFNLPCSFEIPHPFEADEIVATLKAVADRHEVLRTSFRTVDGALRQVVHAEVDLDVRVHDLRMLPAEERRSRLFGHLLADAGAAIPTDRAPLWRATAVRTDDARWVVGFVVHHAVFDAASAVILSDEISELCAAAAHGRPADLPELPIQYADYAAWQRDQLTGQVLTGQTDYWRSRLAGLPAVHTLPTDRPRPAQLGYAGDEVRFTVPEELQGRLAAVGRRSAATPFMVFLTAYVALLSRLSRDDDTVVGVTMSGRDLPEVTGLVGMFINQMVVRTDTSGDPAFAELLGRVRTTLLDAMENGQIPFQAVVEAVAPQRDPGVQPLYQIGFNYIPDSGIEPIPYTTSKDDLAFDLTTGTSRLLYRTDLFDRATAETFVARYLRVLAAAAADPQIRIGDLPLLDDAERASLLAAGTPEPPREHATVGRMVEAQAARTPDATAVIVGDRRLTYAELDEAAGRVAARLNRAGVGPESLVAVYAEPCLELLPALLGVWKAGAGYVPVDPAYPAGRVAYMLADSAAAVVLTQRHLAGTLPAGGGVVLAVDDPGEWTGEPASPQTAGPGNVAYVIYTSGSTGTPKGVVVEHGSVAAYLTWAGTAYPGLAGQALLHSPISFDLTVTGLFGPLTVGGAVRFAALDEHLPADGKPTFLKATPGHLMLLAALPDHVAPSADLVLGGEALRADRVAAWRERHPGVTVVNEYGPTEATVGCVAALVAPGEALPVDRSGSVGIGRPAPGNAAYVLDDGLRPVPVDVVGELYVAGPQVTRGYLNRPGATAAAYLPCPYGPPGGRMYRTGDLARRRADGSLEFLGRADDQIKLHGYRIEPGEIETALRALPGVRAAAVTVREDASDGARLVAYLVGDADPAAAKDALAAVLPEYMIPSGYVTVDALPLTPNGKLDHAALPTPAAVPDRGYVAPRTAAEELVAEVFAALLGVEKIGVDDDFFELGGNSLLAIRAIARIRGQIEVDIPVRGLFSYATVADLAAEIERRLTEDLDQLSDEDVERLLTAEGDGRA from the coding sequence GTGACCGCCAGGGAATGGGAGGCTCCCGCCTCCTTCGGCCAGGAGAGGATCTGGCTGGCCGACCAGATGGACCCCGCCTCGCCCGTGTTCAATCTGCCGTGCTCGTTCGAGATCCCGCATCCGTTCGAGGCCGACGAGATCGTCGCGACGCTGAAGGCCGTCGCCGACCGGCACGAGGTGCTCCGTACCTCCTTCAGGACCGTCGACGGCGCCCTCCGCCAGGTGGTGCACGCCGAGGTCGACCTCGACGTGCGGGTGCACGATCTGCGGATGCTCCCGGCCGAGGAGCGCCGCTCCCGGTTGTTCGGGCACCTCCTGGCCGACGCCGGGGCCGCGATCCCGACCGACCGCGCCCCGCTGTGGCGGGCCACGGCGGTCCGGACCGACGACGCGCGCTGGGTGGTCGGTTTCGTGGTCCACCATGCCGTGTTCGACGCGGCCTCCGCCGTCATCCTCTCGGATGAGATATCCGAACTGTGCGCCGCCGCGGCGCACGGCAGGCCCGCCGACCTGCCCGAGCTGCCCATCCAGTACGCCGACTACGCGGCCTGGCAGCGCGACCAGCTCACCGGCCAGGTGCTGACCGGGCAGACGGACTACTGGCGGTCGCGGCTGGCCGGGCTGCCCGCCGTGCACACCCTCCCCACCGACCGGCCCCGGCCCGCCCAGCTCGGCTACGCCGGGGACGAGGTCCGCTTCACCGTCCCCGAGGAGCTGCAGGGGCGGCTCGCCGCGGTGGGACGCCGTTCGGCCGCGACCCCGTTCATGGTGTTCCTGACGGCCTACGTCGCGCTGCTGTCCCGGCTGTCCCGCGACGACGACACCGTGGTCGGGGTGACCATGAGCGGGCGGGACCTGCCGGAGGTCACCGGCCTGGTCGGGATGTTCATCAACCAGATGGTGGTGCGGACCGACACCTCGGGTGACCCGGCCTTCGCCGAACTGCTCGGCCGGGTCCGCACCACCCTGCTCGACGCCATGGAGAACGGCCAGATCCCGTTCCAGGCGGTCGTGGAGGCGGTCGCGCCGCAGCGGGACCCGGGGGTGCAGCCGCTCTACCAGATCGGCTTCAACTACATCCCGGACTCCGGCATCGAGCCGATCCCCTACACCACCTCGAAGGACGACCTGGCCTTCGACCTGACCACCGGCACCAGCAGGCTGCTGTACCGCACCGACCTGTTCGACCGGGCCACCGCGGAGACGTTCGTCGCCCGCTATCTGCGGGTCCTGGCCGCCGCCGCGGCCGACCCGCAGATCCGGATCGGCGACCTGCCGCTGCTGGACGACGCCGAGCGCGCGTCGCTGCTGGCGGCGGGCACCCCGGAGCCGCCGCGCGAGCACGCCACGGTCGGCCGCATGGTGGAGGCGCAGGCCGCCCGCACCCCGGACGCGACCGCCGTGATCGTCGGTGACCGGCGGCTGACCTACGCCGAGCTGGACGAGGCTGCCGGCCGGGTGGCGGCCCGGTTGAACCGGGCGGGCGTCGGCCCCGAGTCGCTGGTCGCGGTGTACGCCGAGCCGTGCCTGGAACTGCTGCCCGCCCTGCTGGGCGTGTGGAAGGCCGGAGCGGGCTACGTACCGGTGGACCCCGCCTACCCGGCCGGCCGGGTGGCGTACATGCTCGCCGACTCCGCCGCCGCGGTGGTGCTCACCCAGCGGCACCTGGCGGGAACCCTGCCGGCCGGCGGCGGAGTCGTGCTCGCCGTCGACGACCCCGGCGAGTGGACCGGGGAACCGGCCTCCCCGCAGACGGCCGGACCCGGGAACGTCGCGTACGTCATCTACACCTCCGGCTCGACCGGCACCCCCAAGGGCGTCGTGGTCGAACACGGCTCGGTGGCCGCCTACCTGACCTGGGCCGGCACCGCCTATCCCGGCCTGGCCGGACAGGCGCTGCTGCACTCCCCGATCTCGTTCGACCTGACGGTCACCGGCCTGTTCGGACCGCTGACCGTCGGCGGAGCGGTACGGTTCGCCGCCCTCGACGAGCACCTCCCGGCGGACGGGAAACCGACGTTCCTCAAGGCCACCCCCGGTCACCTGATGCTGCTGGCGGCGCTGCCCGACCACGTGGCGCCCAGTGCCGACCTGGTGCTGGGCGGTGAGGCGCTGCGCGCCGACCGGGTCGCCGCCTGGCGGGAGCGCCACCCCGGCGTCACCGTCGTCAACGAGTACGGTCCCACCGAGGCCACCGTCGGCTGCGTCGCGGCCCTGGTGGCACCGGGTGAGGCGCTGCCCGTCGACCGGTCGGGATCGGTCGGGATCGGCCGGCCGGCCCCCGGCAACGCCGCCTACGTGCTGGACGACGGGCTGCGGCCGGTCCCCGTCGACGTCGTCGGTGAACTCTACGTCGCCGGCCCCCAGGTCACCCGCGGCTACCTGAACCGGCCGGGCGCCACCGCCGCCGCGTACCTGCCGTGCCCCTACGGCCCGCCCGGCGGGCGGATGTACCGCACCGGCGACCTGGCACGCCGCCGCGCCGACGGGAGCCTGGAGTTCCTCGGCCGCGCGGACGACCAGATCAAGCTGCACGGCTACCGCATCGAACCCGGTGAGATCGAGACGGCCCTGCGCGCGCTGCCCGGCGTCCGCGCCGCCGCCGTCACCGTCCGGGAGGACGCCTCCGACGGCGCGCGGCTCGTCGCCTACCTGGTCGGCGACGCGGACCCGGCGGCGGCGAAGGACGCGCTCGCCGCCGTCCTGCCGGAGTACATGATCCCGTCCGGCTACGTCACCGTCGACGCCCTGCCCCTGACCCCCAACGGCAAGCTCGACCACGCCGCGCTCCCCACCCCGGCGGCGGTTCCGGACCGCGGGTACGTCGCGCCCCGCACCGCCGCCGAGGAGCTGGTGGCGGAGGTGTTCGCCGCGCTGCTGGGAGTGGAGAAGATCGGCGTCGACGACGACTTCTTCGAACTCGGCGGCAACTCCCTGCTGGCGATCCGGGCCATCGCCAGGATCCGCGGCCAGATCGAGGTCGACATCCCGGTCCGCGGGCTGTTCTCCTACGCCACCGTCGCCGACCTCGCCGCCGAGATCGAACGGCGGCTCACCGAAGACCTCGACCAGCTCAGCGATGAGGACGTCGAGCGGCTACTCACAGCGGAAGGTGACGGCCGAGCATGA
- a CDS encoding MbtH family protein, with translation MNEAGTVTDSPYLVVRNDEEQYSIWPVGQTLPAGWHDAGFSGARQECLDHIETVWTDMRPLSLRQGG, from the coding sequence ATGAACGAGGCAGGAACCGTGACCGACTCCCCCTACCTGGTCGTCCGCAACGACGAGGAGCAGTACTCGATCTGGCCCGTGGGCCAGACCCTCCCCGCCGGGTGGCACGACGCCGGCTTCAGCGGAGCCCGCCAGGAATGCCTGGACCACATCGAGACGGTATGGACTGACATGCGTCCGCTCAGCCTGCGCCAGGGGGGATGA
- a CDS encoding type I polyketide synthase yields MTSDVADEGVEPIAIVGMAARVPGAADLDEFWRNLVDGVESITTFTREEQLARGVAEEDVDDPSWVSKAPYVEGYDQFDAGLFGLTAREAEILNPQHRLFLETCYTALNDSGTDPGRYDGTIGVYAGTGGNQYLWENLARNERVWETRHGIGLATANSPNYVATTVSYRLNLRGPSLTVHTACSTSLVALHLACEALRGGECDMALAGGVNVEHPPATGYIGVEGFTSPEGHCRPFDADANGTVWGSGVGVAVLKRLEDAIADGDHIHAVVRGNAINNDGAGKVGFSAPSVDGQAAAVAQAVGAAGIDPRSIGYVEAHGTGTAMGDPIEVAALSAVYAQGTRDRGWCGIGSVKSNIGHLSQAAGIISVIKAVLALEHGLIPPTINYERPNPAIDFAETPFYVAATLSKWETDGGPRRAGVSSFGIGGTNAHLILEEAPRVDAEPLPQRPAHLLQVSAKTATALDTALDRLAGYLEAHGDLDLTDVAHTLRTGRMEYSHRAAVAATGPADAVTALRDRKRRRKGEAGTTPPAVAFLFSGQGAQYAGMGAELYRTEPVFAAAVDECADLLTGTLGLDLRELMFGTAPGADETLRQTRYTQPALFTVEYALARLWQSWGVRPAAMIGHSIGEYVAATVAGVFTLADAVRLVAARGALMQSMPPGAMLAVQRDESALAGRLPDGVSVATVNGPGTCVVAGSADAIEAFAEALKAEKVGCKALRTSHAFHSPMMEPILAEFTELVASVPRQAPSLPFWSNVTGELITAEQATDPAYWAGHLRQPVRFGACVAGLFAAHGDTPPLLVECGPGRQLAGLARMQLPKGAAAPLPSMPGSGERAGDTATVYDAAGTLWAAGVPLGAGFGAAGRRVPLPAYPFERRRYWIDADPADQAAAAPVRRRGPLPLADWFAVPTWRQAAPDLRRADLGDCVVLADGPRGRELVTELRARGVTVRVAGPGDHGAVLAEGVPARIVHALALDGLPADGGITATWDAQERGFFSLLDLVQALAGAGAADGIHLDVVSSGTSDAQGPLLRPEHATIAGIARVVPLEVPGLTVRHIDADPEAGAAQTADLVSELLRPADEAEVALRAGRRWVTDYTQVSVGEEAAGTPVVRDGGRYLITGGVGGIGITLAEDFARRARARLALLSRAGLPPRDEWDTHLTVHGGADRTGRAILAIRRMEQAGAQVLVLAADVTDPAELGAARTRIEAEFGGLDGIVHAAGLPGGGMAEVKDRAAATAVLAPKIAGTLALAQVFGDLPLDWVALCSSVTSVVGGFGQVDYCAANGFLDAYARSAHGWRAPVVSQNWGGWTEVGMAVEVSAPDGFRAARGGVAGAMDHPVLSTRVTGQDGEAECHGLVSAGTHWLLDEHRIGEVPVVPGTGHLEAARAAVAVCLPAPDADHVVELRDVAFLEPFSVPDGSTAQYRVELTGSPDGVEFGVVSRTAGRSATHVRGSAAWVRPGPAAATDAPSIVARCRPRSTEHETGRTSMLAFGPRWDALGEHHVGRDEELARIVAPEAALADLERWVLNPALLDVATAFGEGRGEGSYLPLSYGRVLVRGPLPARFWSHLRYADGGDDVVSADLTLFDEDGRVLVEIGDFVLRRVDRDAVTGDLAAPGGTGAATTLPAGPATDGIAPVDGAEAFRRVLAARLGSQVVINPLPVAELLDRVRARTTDIHAGDGETGGAGEDTAADGDHAVPRTELEATIARVWSDGLGVSRVGIDDDFFELGGNSLIAVQLIASLRKAVGVKLPMRSLFESPTVAELAAVVERLRAAGEAEQTRPATTIPKLDRK; encoded by the coding sequence ATGACCAGTGACGTCGCCGACGAGGGCGTCGAGCCGATCGCCATCGTGGGGATGGCCGCCCGGGTGCCGGGCGCGGCCGACCTCGACGAGTTCTGGCGCAACCTGGTCGACGGGGTCGAGTCGATCACCACCTTCACCCGGGAGGAGCAGCTGGCCAGGGGGGTGGCCGAGGAGGACGTCGACGACCCGAGCTGGGTGTCGAAGGCCCCCTACGTCGAGGGGTACGACCAGTTCGACGCCGGGCTGTTCGGGCTGACCGCGCGCGAGGCGGAGATCCTCAACCCGCAGCACCGGCTGTTCCTGGAGACGTGCTACACCGCGCTGAACGACTCCGGGACCGATCCCGGACGCTACGACGGCACCATCGGCGTGTACGCCGGCACCGGGGGCAACCAGTACCTGTGGGAGAACCTGGCCCGCAACGAGCGGGTGTGGGAGACCCGCCACGGCATCGGCCTGGCCACCGCCAACTCGCCGAACTACGTGGCCACCACCGTGTCGTACCGGCTGAACCTGCGCGGGCCCAGCCTGACCGTCCACACCGCCTGCTCCACGTCGCTGGTCGCGCTCCACCTGGCCTGCGAGGCGCTGCGCGGCGGCGAGTGCGACATGGCCCTGGCGGGCGGCGTGAACGTGGAGCACCCGCCGGCGACCGGATACATCGGGGTGGAGGGGTTCACCTCCCCCGAAGGGCACTGCCGCCCGTTCGACGCCGACGCGAACGGCACCGTCTGGGGCAGCGGGGTCGGCGTCGCCGTACTGAAGCGGCTTGAGGACGCCATCGCCGACGGCGACCACATCCACGCCGTGGTGCGGGGCAACGCGATCAACAACGACGGCGCCGGGAAGGTCGGCTTCTCCGCGCCCAGCGTCGACGGACAGGCCGCCGCGGTGGCGCAGGCGGTCGGGGCGGCCGGGATCGACCCGCGCAGCATCGGCTACGTCGAGGCGCACGGCACGGGCACCGCGATGGGCGACCCGATCGAGGTCGCCGCCCTGTCCGCGGTGTACGCGCAGGGCACGCGGGACCGCGGCTGGTGCGGCATCGGTTCGGTGAAGTCCAACATCGGCCATCTCAGTCAGGCCGCGGGCATCATCAGCGTGATCAAGGCGGTGCTGGCGCTGGAGCACGGGCTCATCCCGCCGACGATCAACTACGAACGCCCCAACCCGGCGATCGACTTCGCCGAGACCCCGTTCTACGTGGCCGCCACGCTCAGCAAGTGGGAGACGGACGGCGGTCCCCGGCGCGCCGGAGTGAGCTCCTTCGGCATCGGCGGCACCAACGCGCACCTGATCCTGGAGGAGGCGCCGCGCGTCGACGCGGAGCCCCTTCCCCAGCGGCCCGCGCACCTGCTGCAGGTGTCCGCCAAGACCGCCACCGCGCTGGACACGGCGCTGGACCGGCTCGCCGGGTACTTGGAGGCGCACGGGGACCTCGACCTCACCGACGTGGCCCACACGCTGCGGACCGGCCGGATGGAGTACTCCCACCGGGCCGCGGTGGCGGCCACCGGTCCCGCCGACGCGGTGACCGCGCTGCGGGACCGCAAGCGCCGCCGTAAGGGCGAGGCCGGTACGACCCCGCCGGCGGTGGCCTTCCTGTTCTCCGGGCAGGGCGCGCAGTACGCCGGCATGGGTGCGGAGCTGTACCGGACGGAACCGGTGTTCGCCGCCGCGGTCGACGAGTGCGCGGACCTGCTCACCGGGACTCTCGGCCTCGACCTGCGCGAGCTGATGTTCGGCACCGCGCCCGGCGCCGACGAGACGCTCCGGCAGACGCGCTACACCCAGCCGGCGCTGTTCACCGTGGAGTACGCGCTGGCCCGGCTCTGGCAGAGCTGGGGAGTACGGCCGGCCGCGATGATCGGCCACTCCATCGGCGAGTACGTCGCCGCGACCGTCGCCGGAGTCTTCACCCTGGCCGACGCGGTGCGACTGGTCGCCGCCCGGGGCGCGCTGATGCAGTCGATGCCGCCGGGCGCGATGCTCGCCGTCCAGCGGGACGAGTCGGCACTGGCCGGCCGGCTGCCGGACGGAGTGTCGGTGGCGACCGTCAACGGACCGGGCACCTGCGTGGTGGCCGGCTCCGCGGACGCGATCGAGGCGTTCGCCGAGGCGCTGAAGGCCGAGAAGGTGGGCTGCAAGGCCCTGCGTACCTCACACGCGTTCCACTCTCCGATGATGGAGCCGATCCTCGCGGAGTTCACCGAGCTGGTCGCGTCGGTGCCCCGGCAGGCGCCGAGCCTGCCGTTCTGGTCCAACGTCACCGGTGAGCTCATCACCGCCGAGCAGGCGACGGACCCGGCGTACTGGGCCGGCCACCTGCGGCAGCCCGTCCGGTTCGGCGCCTGCGTGGCCGGGCTGTTCGCCGCGCACGGCGACACGCCTCCGCTGCTGGTGGAGTGCGGGCCCGGACGGCAGCTGGCCGGGCTGGCCAGGATGCAGCTCCCCAAGGGGGCGGCCGCGCCGCTGCCCAGCATGCCCGGCTCCGGGGAGCGGGCCGGGGACACCGCCACCGTCTACGACGCGGCGGGCACGCTGTGGGCCGCCGGGGTGCCGCTGGGCGCGGGCTTCGGCGCGGCGGGCCGCCGGGTGCCGCTGCCGGCGTATCCGTTCGAGCGCCGGCGCTACTGGATCGACGCCGACCCGGCCGACCAGGCGGCCGCCGCCCCGGTCAGGCGCCGGGGCCCGCTGCCGCTGGCCGACTGGTTCGCGGTCCCCACCTGGCGCCAGGCGGCCCCGGACCTCCGCCGGGCCGACCTCGGCGACTGCGTCGTGCTGGCCGACGGGCCCCGCGGGCGGGAACTCGTCACCGAACTGCGCGCCCGGGGCGTCACCGTACGGGTCGCCGGTCCCGGCGACCACGGGGCGGTGCTCGCCGAAGGCGTCCCCGCCAGGATCGTGCACGCCCTGGCGCTGGACGGGCTGCCCGCGGACGGCGGGATCACCGCCACCTGGGACGCGCAGGAGCGTGGCTTCTTCAGCCTGCTGGACCTGGTCCAGGCGCTGGCCGGTGCGGGGGCGGCCGACGGCATCCACCTCGACGTGGTGTCGTCGGGCACCTCGGACGCCCAGGGCCCCCTGCTCCGCCCCGAGCACGCCACCATCGCCGGCATCGCCAGGGTGGTCCCGCTGGAGGTGCCCGGCCTGACCGTCCGGCACATCGACGCCGACCCGGAGGCGGGCGCCGCGCAGACGGCCGACCTCGTCTCCGAGCTGCTGCGGCCCGCCGACGAGGCGGAGGTGGCGCTGCGCGCCGGCCGCCGCTGGGTCACCGACTACACCCAGGTGTCCGTGGGCGAGGAGGCCGCCGGGACCCCGGTGGTCCGCGACGGGGGCCGCTACCTGATCACCGGTGGAGTCGGCGGGATCGGCATCACCCTCGCCGAGGACTTCGCCCGGCGGGCCCGTGCCCGCCTGGCGCTGCTCAGCCGGGCCGGCCTGCCGCCGCGCGACGAGTGGGACACCCACCTGACGGTGCACGGCGGCGCCGACCGGACGGGCCGGGCCATCCTGGCCATCCGGCGGATGGAGCAGGCCGGCGCCCAGGTGCTGGTACTGGCCGCGGACGTCACCGACCCGGCCGAGCTGGGCGCCGCGCGCACCCGGATCGAGGCCGAGTTCGGCGGGCTGGACGGCATCGTGCACGCCGCCGGACTGCCCGGCGGCGGCATGGCCGAGGTGAAGGACCGCGCCGCGGCGACCGCCGTACTGGCCCCCAAGATCGCGGGAACCCTCGCCCTGGCGCAGGTCTTCGGCGACCTCCCGCTCGACTGGGTGGCGCTCTGCTCCTCGGTGACCTCGGTGGTCGGCGGCTTCGGGCAGGTCGACTACTGCGCGGCCAACGGCTTCCTGGACGCCTACGCCCGCAGCGCGCACGGCTGGCGCGCGCCGGTCGTCTCGCAGAACTGGGGCGGCTGGACCGAGGTCGGCATGGCCGTCGAGGTGTCCGCGCCCGACGGTTTCCGGGCCGCCCGCGGCGGAGTGGCCGGCGCGATGGACCACCCGGTCCTCTCCACCCGGGTCACCGGGCAGGACGGCGAGGCCGAATGCCACGGGCTGGTGTCCGCCGGCACGCACTGGCTGCTCGACGAGCACCGGATCGGCGAGGTGCCCGTGGTGCCCGGCACCGGTCACTTGGAGGCGGCCCGCGCCGCCGTGGCCGTGTGCCTGCCCGCGCCGGACGCCGACCACGTCGTGGAGCTGCGGGACGTGGCGTTCCTGGAACCGTTCTCGGTGCCCGACGGGAGCACCGCCCAGTACCGGGTGGAGCTGACCGGCTCGCCGGACGGCGTCGAGTTCGGGGTGGTGAGCCGTACGGCGGGCCGCTCCGCCACGCACGTGCGCGGCTCGGCCGCGTGGGTCCGTCCCGGACCGGCCGCGGCGACGGACGCCCCGTCGATCGTGGCCCGTTGCCGGCCGCGCTCCACCGAGCATGAGACCGGCCGCACCAGCATGCTCGCCTTCGGTCCTCGGTGGGACGCGCTGGGCGAGCACCATGTGGGCCGGGATGAGGAGCTCGCCAGAATCGTCGCCCCCGAGGCCGCGCTGGCCGACCTGGAGCGCTGGGTGCTGAACCCGGCGCTGCTCGACGTGGCCACCGCGTTCGGCGAGGGCCGGGGCGAGGGCAGCTACCTGCCGCTCTCCTACGGCCGGGTGCTGGTGCGCGGCCCGCTGCCCGCGCGGTTCTGGAGCCACCTGCGCTACGCCGACGGCGGTGACGACGTGGTCTCGGCGGACCTGACGCTGTTCGACGAGGACGGCCGGGTGCTGGTGGAGATCGGTGACTTCGTCCTGCGCCGGGTGGACCGCGACGCCGTCACCGGCGACCTGGCCGCCCCCGGCGGGACGGGCGCCGCGACGACACTCCCGGCCGGACCGGCCACGGACGGCATCGCCCCGGTGGACGGCGCGGAGGCGTTCCGCCGGGTGCTGGCCGCGCGCCTCGGTTCCCAGGTCGTGATCAACCCGCTGCCGGTGGCCGAGCTTCTCGACCGGGTCCGGGCCCGGACCACCGACATCCACGCCGGAGACGGCGAGACCGGTGGGGCCGGAGAGGACACGGCGGCGGACGGCGACCACGCCGTGCCCCGCACCGAACTGGAGGCGACCATCGCCCGCGTGTGGAGCGACGGCCTGGGCGTGTCCCGGGTCGGCATCGACGACGACTTCTTCGAACTAGGCGGCAACTCTCTGATCGCGGTGCAGCTCATCGCCTCCCTCCGCAAGGCCGTCGGCGTGAAACTGCCGATGCGCAGCCTGTTCGAGTCACCGACGGTGGCCGAACTCGCGGCCGTCGTCGAACGGCTCCGGGCCGCCGGCGAGGCCGAGCAGACCCGTCCGGCCACCACCATCCCCAAGCTGGACCGCAAATGA